Proteins found in one bacterium genomic segment:
- a CDS encoding Lrp/AsnC family transcriptional regulator, with the protein MKLSDKERTVYLALQRDASASVADLAKSCKLTQSVVRYAIESMSRRSIMQTSLLIDEAKLGLRHIKYLIQIAPSARMPIAKIEQTLANLPGVTWLTRVTGQYSHYLSLWLRDTQEAGDVFDSLKRQVGAVITQYICAEGIGWEFYGKNYLHSSSRQGAIFRTGYPCTPVKLDERDIEIVGELANQPLLSARELARRLGRPVSSITYRRNKLIQSGVIGAPVIRMRITEMPFLAYFLQIRCRYPSQIFTEKLHKYAAAQPNIVELCNCIGSWDFELGIEAEDAPSVHSTISDMRARFPEYIDDVLLVQRFGDVEYSFDGRRLFKSK; encoded by the coding sequence ATGAAGCTATCTGACAAGGAACGTACAGTTTACCTAGCATTGCAACGGGATGCTTCTGCCTCGGTAGCTGACCTTGCCAAGAGCTGTAAACTAACCCAGAGTGTGGTGCGATATGCTATAGAATCAATGTCCAGACGGTCCATCATGCAGACTTCTTTATTGATAGATGAAGCTAAGCTGGGACTGCGACACATAAAATATCTTATTCAGATTGCACCAAGCGCCAGGATGCCAATAGCGAAAATAGAGCAGACTCTTGCCAACCTTCCCGGTGTAACATGGCTTACACGAGTGACTGGGCAATACTCTCACTACCTTTCGTTGTGGTTACGGGATACCCAAGAAGCAGGAGATGTTTTCGACAGTCTAAAGAGGCAGGTAGGAGCGGTCATTACTCAATATATCTGTGCGGAGGGAATCGGGTGGGAGTTCTACGGGAAAAATTACCTTCATTCGTCGAGCCGTCAAGGGGCGATTTTCCGAACGGGATATCCATGTACTCCTGTCAAGCTTGATGAGAGGGACATCGAAATCGTTGGAGAACTTGCTAATCAGCCTCTTTTGTCGGCTCGGGAGCTTGCTCGCAGACTGGGTCGTCCTGTCTCATCTATCACCTATCGGCGGAATAAATTGATCCAGTCTGGAGTTATCGGGGCGCCGGTTATTAGAATGAGAATTACTGAGATGCCGTTCTTGGCCTATTTCCTGCAAATTCGCTGCAGGTATCCGAGTCAGATATTTACGGAGAAACTACATAAATATGCTGCGGCACAGCCCAATATAGTCGAATTATGCAACTGTATCGGTTCATGGGATTTTGAATTGGGAATAGAGGCAGAGGATGCGCCCTCGGTTCACTCGACGATTTCTGATATGAGAGCGCGTTTTCCCGAATATATCGATGATGTCCTTCTTGTTCAAAGATTCGGAGATGTTGAATATTCTTTCGATGGTCGTCGTCTATTCAAATCGAAGTGA